One Thalassospira marina DNA window includes the following coding sequences:
- the addB gene encoding double-strand break repair protein AddB has translation MTDNLFYIPPGAPFADMLAQQLLREAASQPVILSDTLLLVPNRRSCKVMRDAFLRQTQGKVTLLPTIRPLGEADEDELAMFGVADQDALLDLPPAIPDLQRKLLLTRLIMSRADYKGVKPTADQAARLAGELARFLDQVQTENCKFDELEGLVPAEFAQHWQLTLEFLQILTKFWPNILADQGVSDRAARRNAMIAAQIDLWDHNPPQYPVIVAGSTAPFPALRDLVGAVLALPQGRVVLPGLMTGLSAGDWLAIADDAAHPQHLLSRLLTHIDRAAQDVRPWGGVDDAAVAADAMRDGQDQRDGDDIPAYFDDIPDDALLDDAYSQSYAEPYPDYAPDPAAEVEPASKVAPAKGAMRDLFDDFVAPQSPISPAMDDALLQTSPMTPVDGGIGPSAQGERRRLVREALRPALTTDQWRYISNFAPDVLDGVLRVDCSGAREEAATIALMMREALEEPGKTCALVTPDRGLARRVATELRRWEVDVDDSAGVPLHDTAPAIFLRLVVRTVQEQFAPVPLLELLKHPLCAAGMAPETFRTHTRLLELQILRGPRPGPGLEGLISAIDGWRDETIDRLTKASASNGAPGANIAPRIERIRDDHQRLCDLVAALEAALSPLRDLMGDKTILPVEALRTHVRCCETLATTDQQEGADRLWRGDAGEALADFVYELLQALPGFEVLQGARYGAFIDALMADRAVRPRFGKHPRLFIWGTVEAQMQQADLTILGGLNEGVWPPEAGSDPWMSRPMRRKFGLPAPEHRIGQSAHDFQQLFCAPKVVMTRALRVGGTPTVPSRWLLRIENILRKSGIVMERADAAQWRHLADQLDEPSAEMRVRIGRPAPTPPVDARPNRLSVTQIETWMRDPYAIYARHILKLQSLDDIDLDPGAADYGNYIHESLDRFISQYHDYLPADAEERLIAIGEDVFAPLKARPGLWAFWWPRFQRIAKWFVQTEAGRRAELRASHTERTGSLVLGSGFEVYARADRVDVLRDGGIAIIDYKTGVPPGPRDILNGFAPQLPLEGAIAEQGGFAAVEKGPAASYAFWKLSGGDPAGEIRELDTARLKTTPHDLARDAVAGVAALATAFANPETPYLSVPHPDNAPKYSDYVHLSRAREWMGSEEIDDGPHTGAKGAADGSADAKTSDKGDAS, from the coding sequence ATGACGGACAATCTGTTTTATATTCCGCCTGGTGCACCCTTTGCCGACATGCTTGCACAGCAATTGTTGCGTGAAGCTGCCAGCCAGCCGGTTATTTTGTCCGATACGTTGCTTCTGGTGCCCAATCGGCGGTCTTGCAAAGTGATGCGCGATGCGTTTTTGCGCCAGACGCAGGGCAAGGTCACCCTGTTGCCGACCATTCGCCCGCTGGGCGAGGCCGATGAAGATGAACTGGCAATGTTTGGCGTTGCCGATCAGGATGCATTGTTGGACCTGCCGCCAGCCATTCCGGATTTGCAACGAAAGTTGCTGTTAACCCGTTTGATCATGTCGCGCGCCGATTACAAGGGCGTAAAACCCACGGCTGACCAGGCCGCACGACTGGCAGGCGAACTGGCGCGGTTTTTGGACCAGGTGCAAACGGAAAATTGCAAGTTTGATGAACTTGAAGGGCTGGTTCCGGCCGAATTTGCCCAGCACTGGCAATTGACGCTGGAATTTTTGCAAATCCTGACCAAATTCTGGCCCAATATTCTGGCGGATCAGGGGGTAAGCGACCGTGCCGCCCGCCGGAACGCCATGATTGCCGCCCAGATCGACCTTTGGGACCACAACCCGCCGCAATATCCGGTGATTGTAGCCGGTTCCACGGCCCCATTCCCGGCCTTGCGCGACTTGGTTGGGGCGGTGTTGGCCCTGCCGCAGGGGCGGGTGGTTTTGCCCGGTTTGATGACCGGCCTTTCAGCAGGGGACTGGCTGGCGATTGCCGATGATGCCGCCCATCCCCAGCATTTATTATCGCGGCTGTTAACCCATATCGACCGTGCCGCACAGGATGTACGCCCGTGGGGCGGGGTGGATGATGCGGCTGTGGCAGCGGACGCCATGCGCGATGGCCAGGATCAGCGGGATGGTGATGATATCCCGGCATATTTTGACGATATACCCGATGATGCCCTGCTTGATGATGCCTATTCGCAATCATATGCAGAGCCTTATCCGGATTATGCCCCTGACCCGGCGGCGGAGGTTGAACCCGCATCGAAGGTTGCGCCAGCTAAAGGGGCAATGCGCGATCTGTTTGATGATTTTGTCGCCCCGCAAAGCCCGATTTCACCGGCAATGGATGATGCCCTGCTGCAAACCAGCCCGATGACCCCGGTGGATGGTGGTATTGGACCCTCCGCGCAGGGGGAGCGCCGCCGTCTGGTGCGCGAGGCATTGCGCCCGGCGCTAACCACTGATCAATGGCGCTATATCAGCAATTTTGCCCCGGATGTTCTGGATGGGGTTTTGCGCGTGGATTGTTCGGGCGCACGCGAAGAGGCCGCCACCATCGCATTGATGATGCGCGAGGCATTGGAAGAACCCGGTAAAACCTGTGCGCTGGTAACGCCGGACCGTGGCCTTGCCCGGCGTGTGGCAACCGAACTGCGCCGCTGGGAAGTGGATGTGGATGATTCCGCCGGTGTGCCGTTACACGATACCGCGCCTGCGATTTTCCTGCGTTTGGTTGTTCGCACCGTGCAGGAGCAATTTGCCCCTGTGCCGTTGCTGGAACTGTTAAAACACCCGCTATGTGCGGCGGGCATGGCCCCCGAAACATTCCGGACGCACACCCGCCTGCTGGAATTGCAGATTTTGCGTGGGCCAAGGCCGGGGCCGGGGCTTGAGGGGTTGATCAGCGCGATTGATGGCTGGCGCGATGAAACCATTGATCGCCTTACCAAGGCCAGTGCCAGCAATGGTGCGCCCGGTGCCAACATTGCCCCGCGGATAGAACGTATTCGCGATGACCATCAACGCCTGTGCGACCTGGTTGCTGCATTGGAAGCAGCCCTGTCGCCCCTGCGCGATTTGATGGGGGATAAAACCATTTTGCCGGTCGAAGCGCTGCGAACCCATGTGCGTTGCTGCGAAACCCTTGCCACAACCGACCAGCAGGAAGGGGCGGACCGCCTGTGGCGCGGCGATGCGGGCGAGGCACTGGCCGATTTTGTTTATGAACTGCTTCAGGCTCTGCCGGGATTTGAGGTGTTGCAGGGCGCGCGCTATGGCGCATTTATTGATGCTCTGATGGCAGACCGTGCCGTGCGCCCGCGTTTTGGCAAACATCCGCGCCTGTTTATTTGGGGAACGGTCGAAGCCCAGATGCAGCAGGCGGACCTGACCATTCTGGGCGGGTTGAACGAAGGGGTGTGGCCGCCCGAAGCCGGGTCCGACCCGTGGATGAGCCGCCCGATGCGGCGCAAATTTGGCCTGCCGGCCCCCGAACACAGGATCGGACAATCCGCGCATGATTTTCAGCAGTTATTTTGCGCACCAAAGGTGGTGATGACCCGCGCCTTGCGTGTAGGCGGCACGCCAACCGTGCCATCGCGGTGGTTGTTACGGATTGAAAACATATTGCGGAAATCCGGCATCGTGATGGAACGGGCCGATGCCGCGCAGTGGCGACACCTGGCCGACCAGCTCGACGAACCCAGTGCGGAAATGCGGGTGCGCATTGGCCGCCCCGCACCAACCCCGCCGGTTGATGCCCGGCCCAATCGCCTGTCGGTTACGCAAATTGAAACCTGGATGCGCGATCCTTATGCGATTTATGCGCGCCATATTTTGAAACTGCAAAGCCTGGATGATATCGACCTGGACCCCGGCGCGGCCGATTATGGCAATTACATTCACGAATCACTGGATCGTTTTATCAGCCAGTATCACGATTACCTGCCCGCCGATGCCGAGGAACGGTTGATCGCGATTGGCGAGGATGTTTTTGCCCCCTTAAAAGCCCGGCCGGGATTATGGGCATTCTGGTGGCCGCGTTTTCAGCGTATTGCCAAATGGTTTGTGCAGACCGAAGCCGGGCGGCGTGCCGAATTGCGCGCATCCCATACCGAACGGACGGGAAGTCTTGTTCTGGGTTCCGGGTTTGAGGTTTATGCCCGTGCCGACCGTGTTGATGTGCTGCGCGATGGGGGCATTGCCATTATCGATTATAAAACCGGTGTGCCGCCGGGGCCGCGCGATATTTTGAACGGTTTTGCCCCGCAATTGCCGCTGGAAGGGGCGATTGCCGAACAGGGTGGCTTTGCCGCAGTGGAAAAGGGACCAGCGGCATCCTATGCCTTCTGGAAGCTGTCGGGCGGGGACCCGGCGGGGGAAATTCGCGAGCTGGATACCGCGCGCCTTAAAACCACGCCGCATGATCTGGCGCGCGATGCGGTTGCCGGTGTGGCGGCCCTTGCCACGGCCTTTGCCAACCCCGAAACCCCGTATCTAAGCGTTCCACACCCCGATAACGCACCGAAATATTCGGATTATGTGCATTTGTCGCGCGCGCGCGAATGGATGGGCAGTGAAGAAATTGATGATGGCCCCCATACGGGGGCGAAAGGTGCGGCAGATGGCAGTGCCGATGCAAAGACCAGCGACAAAGGGGATGCATCATGA
- the addA gene encoding double-strand break repair helicase AddA: MPETPGDDPNILQRRASDPMASVWVSASAGAGKTKVLSDRVLRLMLSGTEPHRILCLTFTKAAAAEMANRVNERLGRWATMDDADLQRDLADLSGEAPAADETRRARRLFASVLDAPGGMKIQTIHAFCQSLLRRFPLEAGLAPHFEIMDDRTASETMADTQEEVLAYARSGHDPVLADALAVVTGQVREGAFGEVMRDLARERGRLKRMLDAHHGRDRMCEAVYKSLGVAPGQTAEKMLHDAFADGAFDRQGLMMALAALEAGTKTDKDRVPALAQFLEKTAIEDRIAVFNDYRSVFFTAAGEPRAKLITKKAGENHPAGADALEQECARLIMLEKNRKAAMLAQCTAALICMGEAMLARYARKKALHAWLDYDDLILNSVNLLEQQAGIAGWVLFKLDEGLDHILIDEAQDTNPEQWKVVQILAEEFFNDASQHEDKPRTIFAVGDAKQSIYSFQRADPEKFAEMRRHFARRAAEIEAEWREVPMNISFRSTSAVLGTVDRVFAGPIAKQGVGDEGQNVAHHAFRQGHAGRIELWPPCEPLPREEQEPWTPPTRIVRLDDPEIRLARVIAGHIRKAVDAREILPSRGRPVRAGDFMILVRRRTAFVDEVVKALKERNVPVAGVDRMEITEQLAVMDLIAFGRFLLMTDDDLNLATLLKSPIIGFSEEQLFSLAYNRRRTLWHALRERADENPDFGRAYGFLARWLGRVDYERPFELYGELLGGRGEDARGVRARLVGRLGIEANDPIDEFLNLAMNYEAEHAPTLQGFLHWLMAGEAEIKRDLEQSGRDEVRIMTVHGAKGLQAPIVFLPDTMQVPTQSPNLFWQDRDQLMFWLPRVALENDRVKLLRDEIALKRDQEYNRLLYVALTRAEDRLYICGWKGAKNPPDHCWYSLCELALRDFASETTMDFASVSPSGWQGAGFVWETQQIAKPKPDKAASEALALPEGETDAPDGQVMCGMEKLIRTVAPQESFPPKPLAPSRPLEEEPSVQSPLGGDQGQSFKRGILIHKLLELLPDLSPDRRFDAAERFLGQPVHGLTPDQQFEIANETLAIFDNPDFAPIFGPSSRAEVPLVGIVGGDVVSAQIDRLVIAGDEVMIVDYKTNRPPPREVEQTPMAYRRQMAIYRDALTQMYPDKTIRCHILWTNGPWMVELPESLMRMQRA, translated from the coding sequence ATGCCTGAGACGCCCGGTGACGACCCCAATATTTTGCAACGCCGGGCGTCAGACCCGATGGCATCGGTTTGGGTGTCGGCATCGGCCGGGGCCGGGAAAACCAAGGTTTTGTCGGACCGTGTTTTGCGCCTGATGTTATCGGGCACGGAACCGCACCGCATTTTATGCCTGACCTTTACCAAGGCGGCAGCCGCAGAAATGGCCAACCGCGTGAATGAACGGTTGGGCCGCTGGGCCACCATGGATGATGCCGATTTGCAGCGTGATTTGGCAGATTTGTCTGGCGAGGCACCGGCTGCGGATGAAACCCGGCGGGCACGGCGGTTATTTGCCAGTGTGCTGGATGCGCCGGGCGGCATGAAAATTCAGACGATCCATGCATTTTGCCAGTCGCTGTTGCGGCGGTTTCCGCTGGAAGCGGGGCTGGCCCCGCATTTTGAAATCATGGATGACCGTACCGCATCCGAAACAATGGCTGATACCCAGGAAGAAGTGCTGGCCTATGCGCGCAGCGGCCATGACCCGGTTTTGGCCGATGCGCTGGCGGTTGTAACAGGGCAGGTGCGCGAAGGTGCCTTTGGCGAGGTGATGCGCGATCTGGCCCGTGAACGGGGCCGGTTAAAACGGATGCTTGATGCCCATCACGGGCGGGATCGCATGTGCGAGGCGGTTTACAAATCGCTGGGTGTTGCGCCGGGGCAAACAGCGGAAAAGATGCTGCATGATGCATTTGCAGATGGTGCCTTTGACCGCCAGGGTTTGATGATGGCGCTGGCCGCACTGGAAGCAGGCACCAAAACCGATAAGGACCGGGTGCCTGCCCTGGCCCAGTTTTTGGAAAAAACTGCTATCGAGGACCGGATTGCGGTTTTTAATGATTATCGCAGTGTGTTTTTCACTGCCGCAGGCGAACCAAGGGCAAAGCTGATTACCAAAAAGGCCGGTGAAAACCACCCGGCGGGTGCCGATGCCCTGGAACAGGAATGCGCGCGCCTGATCATGCTTGAGAAAAACCGTAAGGCCGCGATGCTGGCGCAATGTACAGCGGCGCTGATTTGCATGGGCGAGGCGATGCTGGCGCGCTATGCCCGGAAAAAGGCGCTGCATGCCTGGCTTGATTATGACGACCTGATTTTAAACAGCGTCAATCTGCTTGAACAGCAGGCGGGGATTGCGGGCTGGGTGCTGTTTAAACTGGATGAAGGGCTGGATCATATCCTGATTGACGAAGCACAGGATACCAACCCCGAACAATGGAAAGTCGTGCAAATTCTGGCCGAAGAATTTTTCAATGATGCCAGCCAGCACGAAGATAAGCCGCGCACCATCTTTGCCGTTGGGGATGCGAAACAATCTATTTACAGTTTTCAGCGGGCAGACCCCGAAAAATTTGCCGAAATGCGCCGCCATTTTGCCCGTCGCGCCGCCGAGATCGAGGCGGAATGGCGCGAAGTACCCATGAATATTTCCTTTCGGTCCACATCTGCCGTGCTGGGCACGGTGGACCGGGTTTTTGCCGGGCCGATTGCAAAGCAGGGTGTGGGCGATGAAGGGCAGAATGTTGCCCACCATGCCTTTCGTCAGGGGCATGCCGGGCGCATTGAATTGTGGCCGCCATGCGAACCGTTACCGCGCGAGGAACAGGAACCCTGGACACCGCCAACCCGTATCGTGCGCCTTGATGACCCCGAAATCAGGCTGGCGCGCGTGATTGCCGGGCATATTCGCAAGGCGGTGGATGCGCGCGAAATTTTGCCATCACGCGGGCGACCGGTACGCGCCGGGGATTTCATGATTCTGGTGCGCCGTCGAACTGCCTTTGTGGACGAGGTCGTAAAGGCGTTAAAAGAACGCAATGTGCCGGTGGCCGGTGTGGACCGTATGGAAATCACCGAACAGCTTGCGGTGATGGACCTGATCGCCTTTGGCCGGTTTCTGTTAATGACCGACGATGATTTGAACCTGGCAACGCTGCTTAAAAGCCCGATCATTGGTTTTAGTGAAGAACAGCTTTTCAGCCTGGCCTATAATCGCCGCCGGACCCTTTGGCATGCCCTGCGCGAACGGGCCGATGAAAACCCGGATTTTGGCCGCGCCTATGGCTTTTTGGCACGCTGGCTGGGCCGGGTGGATTATGAACGGCCGTTTGAGCTGTATGGTGAATTGCTGGGCGGGCGCGGTGAGGATGCCCGCGGGGTGCGCGCGCGCCTTGTGGGGCGTTTGGGGATCGAGGCGAATGACCCGATTGATGAATTCCTGAACCTTGCCATGAATTACGAGGCCGAACATGCGCCAACCCTGCAGGGCTTTTTGCACTGGCTGATGGCGGGCGAGGCCGAGATTAAACGTGACCTTGAACAAAGCGGGCGTGATGAAGTGCGCATCATGACGGTGCATGGGGCCAAGGGCCTGCAGGCACCGATTGTGTTTTTGCCTGATACCATGCAGGTGCCAACCCAGTCGCCCAACCTGTTTTGGCAGGACCGGGACCAGTTGATGTTCTGGCTGCCGCGTGTGGCACTGGAAAATGACCGGGTGAAATTGCTGCGCGATGAAATCGCGTTAAAACGTGATCAGGAATATAACCGCCTGCTGTATGTGGCATTAACCCGTGCCGAAGACCGGCTTTATATTTGTGGCTGGAAAGGTGCAAAAAACCCGCCAGACCATTGTTGGTATAGTTTATGTGAACTGGCATTGCGTGACTTTGCCAGCGAAACCACGATGGATTTTGCCAGTGTTTCGCCATCAGGCTGGCAGGGAGCGGGCTTTGTTTGGGAAACGCAACAGATTGCAAAACCCAAACCCGATAAGGCCGCAAGCGAAGCACTTGCCCTGCCCGAAGGTGAAACAGATGCACCCGACGGGCAGGTTATGTGCGGTATGGAAAAGCTGATCCGCACGGTGGCACCGCAAGAATCCTTTCCGCCCAAGCCACTGGCACCCAGTCGCCCGCTTGAAGAAGAACCATCCGTGCAATCACCGCTGGGGGGCGATCAGGGGCAAAGTTTTAAACGTGGTATTTTGATCCACAAATTGTTGGAACTGTTGCCTGACCTGTCGCCAGACCGCCGCTTTGATGCCGCCGAACGGTTTTTGGGGCAGCCGGTGCATGGATTGACGCCCGATCAGCAGTTTGAAATCGCCAATGAAACACTGGCGATATTCGATAACCCCGATTTTGCGCCAATCTTTGGCCCGTCATCACGGGCCGAGGTGCCATTGGTCGGTATTGTGGGCGGTGATGTTGTGTCTGCCCAGATCGACCGGCTGGTGATTGCAGGCGATGAGGTGATGATTGTGGATTATAAAACCAATCGCCCGCCGCCCCGCGAAGTAGAGCAGACACCAATGGCTTACCGGCGGCAAATGGCAATTTATCGCGATGCATTGACCCAGATGTATCCTGATAAAACCATTCGCTGTCATATTCTTTGGACCAACGGCCCCTGGATGGTGGAACTGCCTGAAAGCCTGATGCGAATGCAACGCGCTTGA
- the trxA gene encoding thioredoxin TrxA encodes MTTIKVSDTSFDSDVIGADAPVLVDFWAEWCGPCKQIAPYLDEIAGELGEKLTIAKVNIDENPNTPAKYGVRGIPTLMIFKGGEVSAIKVGAMPKSALVDWINQSI; translated from the coding sequence ATGACAACGATTAAAGTATCCGATACGTCATTTGACTCTGACGTTATTGGCGCAGACGCGCCGGTTCTGGTCGATTTCTGGGCGGAATGGTGCGGTCCGTGCAAACAGATTGCCCCGTATCTCGACGAAATCGCTGGTGAACTTGGCGAAAAGCTGACCATTGCCAAGGTCAATATCGACGAAAACCCGAATACCCCCGCCAAATACGGTGTGCGCGGCATTCCGACCCTGATGATCTTCAAGGGCGGTGAAGTGTCGGCCATCAAAGTTGGCGCCATGCCGAAAAGCGCACTGGTTGACTGGATCAATCAGTCGATCTGA
- a CDS encoding dienelactone hydrolase family protein, which produces MIRLTSAIDGFEFDAWHGKPDGARKGGLILIQEIFGLDDYILEDARRWVALGYEVIVPSMFDRQERGFVAKHDADGLAIGRKYAGDNGPENPVADVKACVDALKQDGPVFLIGYCYGGTVAWRAAARIDELAAVVSYYGGGVAGIADMTLKCPVICNFGRKDAHIPADDVKATIKAAHPEVPVYIYENSGRGFNNDGRPDSDAQDARLARVRAAALFDACGAVITP; this is translated from the coding sequence ATGATCCGGCTGACATCGGCAATTGACGGGTTTGAATTTGATGCGTGGCATGGAAAACCTGATGGCGCGCGCAAAGGCGGATTGATCCTGATTCAGGAAATTTTCGGCCTGGATGATTATATCCTGGAAGATGCCCGGCGCTGGGTGGCGTTGGGATATGAAGTCATCGTGCCATCCATGTTTGACCGCCAGGAACGTGGCTTTGTTGCCAAACATGATGCCGATGGCCTTGCCATTGGCCGCAAATATGCCGGTGATAATGGCCCGGAAAACCCGGTTGCCGACGTAAAAGCCTGCGTTGATGCCCTAAAACAGGACGGGCCGGTATTTTTGATCGGCTATTGTTATGGCGGCACGGTCGCCTGGCGGGCCGCAGCCCGGATTGATGAACTGGCCGCCGTGGTCAGTTATTATGGCGGTGGTGTTGCCGGTATTGCCGACATGACCCTGAAATGCCCGGTAATTTGCAATTTCGGGCGCAAGGATGCGCATATCCCTGCGGATGATGTGAAGGCAACAATCAAGGCCGCCCACCCGGAAGTGCCGGTTTATATTTACGAAAATTCCGGCCGCGGTTTTAACAATGATGGCCGGCCTGATTCCGATGCCCAAGATGCCCGCCTTGCGCGGGTACGCGCGGCCGCCCTGTTTGATGCCTGTGGGGCGGTGATTACGCCATAA
- a CDS encoding nucleotidyltransferase family protein — translation MTSNMHPVLKPAQAMVLAAGLGKRMRPITDKMPKPLVPVAGKPMLDHVLDRLGDAGFDRVVVNNHYLGEMISDHVANRDFPVVVNSPEVELLETGGGVQNALPLLDDSAILVANADMYWTEGKDPLFERMIEAFDAEHMDALLAIAPVDGAFGYDGAGDFFWQVDGRLKRRGSAVAAPYFFTGVQILNPRLFEGLLPGNFSLNVVYDRALENGRCYGLVHDGRWFHIGTPEALQDAENALAE, via the coding sequence ATGACCAGTAACATGCACCCTGTTTTAAAACCGGCGCAGGCAATGGTTTTGGCCGCCGGCCTTGGCAAGCGTATGCGCCCGATAACCGATAAAATGCCCAAGCCGCTGGTGCCCGTGGCAGGCAAGCCGATGCTGGACCATGTGCTGGACCGCCTGGGCGATGCCGGGTTTGACCGTGTGGTTGTCAATAATCATTATCTTGGCGAAATGATTTCTGACCATGTGGCAAACCGGGACTTTCCCGTGGTTGTCAACTCGCCCGAGGTGGAATTGCTCGAAACCGGGGGCGGGGTGCAAAATGCCCTGCCGCTGCTGGATGATAGTGCCATTCTGGTGGCCAATGCCGACATGTACTGGACCGAAGGCAAAGACCCCTTATTTGAACGCATGATCGAAGCCTTTGACGCCGAACATATGGATGCCCTGTTGGCGATTGCGCCGGTTGATGGTGCGTTTGGTTATGACGGGGCGGGCGATTTTTTCTGGCAGGTGGATGGGCGGTTAAAACGCCGGGGAAGTGCGGTAGCTGCCCCCTATTTTTTTACCGGTGTGCAGATATTGAATCCGCGCCTGTTTGAAGGCCTGCTGCCGGGCAATTTTTCGTTAAATGTGGTCTATGACCGGGCATTGGAAAATGGCCGCTGTTACGGGCTGGTGCATGATGGCCGCTGGTTCCATATTGGCACGCCCGAGGCCCTGCAGGATGCGGAAAACGCCCTGGCGGAATAA
- a CDS encoding methyl-accepting chemotaxis protein translates to MTLSNFSIAAKLRLLLVLVAIALCIPTIFDLFTLRTTLLDDRKENIRQIVDMAETSMARLADMAKTGDISEEDAKKQALETVAALRYDGDNYVFVMDAKGTIIMHPITASLVGKSTDDIRDVNGKAFLTNLVSVAKTGDGGYVDYVWAKPDKTGNAPKLSYARSFAPWGWVLTTGIYIDDVDSIFWKRATVDIAFAVILLVILSLIGLSIGRSITKPLGDITNALNALIGGNTDLELHHTDREDEIGELSRAFDVFRENRKETDRLQAEQARTQQEHIERAERIEQLIHSFEGEVEENLTVVNAAVTQLRSTAGDMSDQSSHTTEQATAVAAATEQAANNVDTVASAAEQLAASIDEITLQVSRSSEIAKSGSQEADDATGLFSALGSASDKIGEVVELIQSIAEQTNLLALNATIEAARAGDAGKGFAVVAAEVKNLANQTTRATEDIAGQIGDIQGSTQNALGAIQHLAARMKELNEVASGIAAAVQEQDAATGEIARNVAEAAQGTKEVSVNVDGLRASAEDERQASDEVLRAAKDLSDKSHTLLSQIHGFLRDIRAA, encoded by the coding sequence ATGACGCTTTCCAATTTTTCAATTGCAGCAAAGCTGCGCCTGCTTTTGGTTCTGGTTGCAATAGCACTCTGCATACCAACAATTTTTGATCTTTTTACACTGCGCACAACCCTGCTTGACGACCGCAAAGAAAACATCCGCCAGATCGTTGATATGGCCGAAACCAGCATGGCTCGCCTGGCCGATATGGCAAAAACCGGCGATATCAGCGAGGAAGATGCCAAAAAACAGGCCCTCGAAACCGTTGCGGCCCTGCGTTATGACGGCGACAATTATGTTTTCGTCATGGATGCCAAAGGCACCATCATCATGCATCCGATCACCGCATCGCTGGTCGGCAAAAGCACCGATGACATTCGCGATGTGAATGGCAAAGCCTTTTTGACCAACCTGGTATCCGTGGCCAAAACCGGTGATGGCGGCTATGTCGATTATGTCTGGGCCAAACCCGACAAAACCGGTAACGCCCCCAAACTTTCCTATGCCCGCAGCTTTGCCCCGTGGGGATGGGTTTTAACCACCGGTATTTACATTGATGATGTCGACAGCATTTTCTGGAAACGGGCCACGGTTGATATTGCCTTTGCCGTTATCCTGCTGGTGATCCTAAGCCTGATTGGCCTTTCCATTGGCCGTTCCATCACCAAACCGCTGGGCGATATCACCAATGCGCTAAATGCCCTGATTGGCGGCAATACTGACCTGGAACTGCACCATACCGACCGCGAAGACGAAATTGGCGAATTATCGCGGGCCTTTGATGTTTTCCGCGAAAACCGCAAGGAAACCGACCGCCTTCAGGCCGAACAGGCCCGCACCCAGCAGGAACATATCGAACGTGCCGAACGGATCGAACAACTCATCCACAGTTTTGAAGGCGAAGTCGAAGAAAACCTGACCGTCGTCAATGCCGCCGTAACCCAGTTGCGCAGCACCGCAGGCGATATGAGCGACCAGTCATCGCACACCACCGAACAGGCCACTGCCGTTGCCGCTGCCACCGAACAGGCCGCCAATAACGTGGATACGGTTGCCTCGGCAGCCGAACAGCTTGCTGCCTCGATTGATGAAATCACCCTGCAGGTCAGCCGCAGTTCGGAAATTGCCAAATCCGGCTCACAGGAAGCCGACGATGCAACCGGACTGTTTAGCGCGCTGGGTTCTGCCTCGGATAAAATCGGCGAGGTTGTTGAACTGATCCAGTCAATTGCCGAACAGACCAACCTTTTGGCACTCAACGCCACCATCGAAGCCGCACGCGCGGGCGATGCCGGCAAGGGTTTTGCCGTGGTGGCCGCCGAGGTCAAAAACCTTGCCAACCAGACCACCCGGGCGACCGAAGATATCGCCGGTCAGATTGGCGATATTCAGGGTTCCACCCAAAATGCCCTTGGCGCCATCCAGCACCTTGCCGCCCGCATGAAGGAACTCAACGAAGTTGCCTCGGGCATTGCCGCAGCAGTGCAGGAACAGGATGCCGCCACTGGCGAAATCGCCCGCAATGTTGCCGAGGCCGCACAGGGCACCAAGGAAGTATCGGTCAATGTCGATGGCCTTCGCGCCTCGGCCGAGGATGAACGCCAGGCTTCTGACGAAGTCCTGCGTGCCGCCAAGGACCTGTCGGATAAATCCCACACCCTGCTTTCGCAAATTCACGGCTTCCTGCGCGATATTCGCGCGGCCTGA